One Candidatus Woesearchaeota archaeon genomic window carries:
- a CDS encoding glucokinase encodes MEKPFELGKESFNIKDFKSFTLVADIGGENSYFAITGSITKKEFKIIMKQHIKTTEIKELPKIINNLLEEAHKLFKIEISIAVIAGAGAVSKDRHNIKLTSNNLEINIENLRKHTMLKDYILLNNFEAEGYGLDFINKKKISRIGRTDIKSQITTSAILGAGHGLGASITYYDTTKHLKIPIPSEAGHMSLPVEIYFDLEFINYIREEFFAGTNVPISAEYAVSGKGVCLIYDFLITKKIYGEPLQNLKKTKEEEKVKKIFELKEDIYCKRAIELFVSYYAKTARNLAIATQPYSGLFLTGKVALAAKTTIHEYFMKDFLNSPTHKETLEKIPILLADDEELTLFGATNVATNFSKEFL; translated from the coding sequence ATGGAAAAACCATTCGAACTAGGAAAAGAATCATTTAACATAAAAGACTTCAAATCATTCACACTAGTAGCAGACATAGGAGGAGAAAACTCATACTTCGCCATAACAGGAAGCATAACAAAAAAAGAATTCAAAATAATAATGAAACAACACATAAAAACAACAGAAATAAAAGAACTGCCAAAAATAATAAACAACCTACTAGAAGAAGCACACAAACTATTCAAAATAGAAATATCCATAGCGGTAATCGCAGGAGCAGGAGCAGTATCAAAAGACAGACACAACATAAAACTAACATCTAACAACCTAGAAATAAACATAGAAAATCTAAGAAAACACACAATGCTAAAAGACTACATACTATTAAATAATTTCGAAGCAGAAGGATACGGATTAGACTTCATAAACAAAAAAAAGATATCAAGAATAGGAAGAACAGACATAAAATCACAAATAACAACATCAGCAATACTAGGCGCGGGCCACGGACTAGGAGCAAGCATAACATACTACGACACAACAAAACACCTAAAAATACCAATACCATCAGAAGCAGGCCACATGTCACTACCAGTAGAAATATACTTCGACCTAGAATTCATAAATTACATAAGAGAAGAATTCTTCGCAGGAACAAACGTACCAATAAGCGCCGAATACGCAGTATCAGGAAAAGGAGTATGCCTAATATATGACTTCCTAATAACAAAAAAAATATACGGAGAACCATTACAAAACCTTAAAAAAACAAAAGAAGAAGAAAAAGTAAAAAAAATATTCGAACTAAAAGAAGACATATACTGCAAAAGAGCAATAGAACTATTTGTATCATACTACGCAAAAACAGCAAGAAACCTAGCAATAGCAACACAACCATACTCAGGATTATTCCTAACAGGAAAAGTAGCACTAGCAGCAAAAACAACAATTCACGAATACTTCATGAAAGACTTCTTAAACAGCCCAACACACAAAGAAACACTAGAAAAAATACCAATATTACTAGCAGACGACGAAGAACTAACACTGTTCGGAGCAACAAACGTAGCAACCAACTTCTCAAAAGAATTCCTATAA
- a CDS encoding NUDIX domain-containing protein, whose amino-acid sequence MSDIRKHILRKFMYNESLRFNEILDKAFPSNKFDYHLKLLQKENLVVKNDDKYCLTSKGVQVISSMDGVVIEEKRKPITCVFVLGYDEVNDLILVNKRKKQPFMNFVGIPGGKVEYGHSLPRQAREEFFEETGLSAENVELKLVTNYRTVDEDSGELTHHVVGFFFLATGLSGDLVKENREGHNVFIKLSDASSLEKYPDFDFFTEVLLSDNKNIVFQEADRYVKDGKFTKIDFL is encoded by the coding sequence ATGAGTGATATTAGGAAGCATATTTTGAGGAAGTTTATGTATAATGAGTCTTTGCGTTTTAATGAGATTCTTGATAAGGCTTTTCCTTCTAATAAGTTTGATTATCATTTGAAGTTGTTGCAGAAAGAAAATCTTGTTGTTAAGAATGATGATAAGTATTGTTTGACTAGTAAGGGTGTTCAAGTTATTAGTTCTATGGATGGTGTGGTTATTGAGGAAAAGAGGAAGCCTATTACTTGTGTTTTTGTTCTTGGTTATGATGAGGTTAATGATTTGATTTTGGTTAATAAAAGAAAGAAGCAGCCTTTTATGAATTTTGTTGGTATTCCTGGGGGTAAAGTTGAGTATGGTCATTCTCTTCCTAGGCAGGCTCGTGAAGAGTTTTTTGAGGAGACTGGTCTTAGTGCTGAGAATGTTGAGTTGAAGTTGGTTACTAATTATAGGACTGTTGATGAGGATTCTGGTGAGTTGACTCATCACGTTGTGGGTTTCTTTTTTCTTGCTACGGGTTTATCTGGTGATTTGGTTAAAGAGAATAGGGAGGGTCATAACGTGTTTATTAAGTTGAGTGATGCTTCGTCTTTGGAAAAGTATCCTGATTTTGATTTTTTTACTGAGGTTTTGTTGTCTGATAATAAGAATATTGTTTTTCAGGAAGCTGATAGGTACGTTAAGGATGGTAAATTTACTAAGATTGATTTTCTTTGA
- a CDS encoding NFACT family protein yields MAFEISSTLLFFLSKELQVLKGGKVEKVYQLDKDNIIFRIYNDGSKFNLRICVPSLICLTNQDFDAPVSPPGFCMFLRKYLSNARIESVEQRDFERILVFKFSKKDGFYFLIVELFKPGNVILCREDEDGSLLVINSKDRQRFKDRLVQARKPYVFPPALLNPLSVGVDDIVSLVNSSDRNLVKSMASGFGFGGVFSEEILVRAGIDKDKTVINLVDAGKIKGAIVDFFSEDLKPFVFGDVVFPVVMKTKKGVFFNSISEAVDSFNLLKKDIENKSVVSLKKKEKTDSLVDIQERMIKNLEQSISENKEKGEFIYSNYQDFDKLLNFANSVRSKDGLDVLEREMRKNKRFVSLNKKTKEISFKF; encoded by the coding sequence ATGGCGTTTGAAATATCATCTACTTTGTTGTTTTTTTTATCTAAGGAATTGCAGGTTTTGAAGGGTGGTAAGGTAGAGAAGGTTTATCAGTTAGATAAGGATAATATTATTTTTAGGATTTATAATGATGGTTCTAAGTTTAATTTGAGAATTTGTGTTCCTAGTCTTATTTGTTTGACTAATCAAGATTTTGATGCTCCTGTTAGTCCTCCTGGTTTTTGTATGTTTCTTCGTAAGTATTTGTCTAATGCGAGGATTGAGTCTGTTGAGCAGAGGGATTTTGAGAGGATTCTTGTTTTTAAGTTTTCTAAGAAGGATGGTTTTTATTTTTTGATTGTTGAGTTGTTTAAGCCTGGTAATGTTATTCTTTGTAGGGAAGATGAGGATGGTTCTTTGTTGGTTATTAATTCTAAGGATCGTCAAAGATTTAAGGATAGGTTGGTTCAGGCTAGGAAGCCTTATGTTTTTCCTCCTGCTTTGTTAAATCCTTTGAGTGTTGGTGTTGATGACATTGTTAGTTTGGTTAATTCTTCTGATAGGAACTTGGTTAAGAGTATGGCTTCTGGTTTTGGTTTTGGTGGTGTTTTTTCTGAGGAGATTCTTGTTCGTGCAGGGATTGATAAGGATAAAACTGTTATAAACTTGGTTGATGCTGGTAAGATTAAGGGTGCGATTGTTGATTTTTTTTCTGAGGATTTGAAGCCTTTTGTTTTTGGTGATGTTGTTTTTCCTGTTGTTATGAAGACTAAGAAAGGTGTTTTTTTTAATAGTATTAGTGAGGCTGTTGATTCTTTTAATTTGTTAAAAAAAGATATTGAGAATAAGAGTGTTGTTTCTTTGAAGAAAAAGGAGAAAACCGATTCTTTGGTTGATATTCAGGAGCGTATGATTAAGAATTTAGAGCAGTCTATTTCTGAGAATAAGGAGAAGGGTGAGTTTATTTATAGTAATTATCAAGATTTTGATAAGTTGTTGAATTTTGCTAATAGTGTGCGTTCTAAGGATGGTTTGGATGTTTTGGAGAGGGAAATGAGGAAGAATAAGCGTTTTGTTTCTTTGAATAAGAAGACTAAGGAGATTTCTTTTAAGTTTTGA
- a CDS encoding glycosyltransferase family 2 protein yields the protein MDKVFVVLPGFNEEKHVKKVVESVKEEGFLNIVYVDDGSFDSSVDEALSAGVVVLRHRVNLGKGAATRTGCDFAVSKGARVIVLMDSDGQHEAKDIKKFVSALKGNDVVFGFREFGRDMPFTMRLGNIFLTRVSKFLFSMSVRDTQSGFRCFSSDAYKKIRWFSSDYGMESEMIARASKHGLKFSEVKIRTIYHDAHKGTTPLDGVKILFNMLRHRFF from the coding sequence ATGGATAAGGTTTTTGTTGTACTTCCTGGTTTTAATGAGGAGAAGCACGTTAAGAAAGTTGTTGAGTCTGTTAAGGAAGAGGGTTTTTTGAATATTGTTTATGTTGATGATGGTAGTTTTGATTCTAGTGTTGATGAGGCTCTTAGTGCCGGTGTTGTTGTTTTGAGGCATAGAGTTAATCTTGGTAAGGGTGCTGCGACGAGGACTGGTTGTGATTTTGCTGTTAGTAAAGGTGCTCGTGTTATTGTTTTGATGGATAGTGATGGTCAGCATGAAGCTAAGGATATTAAGAAGTTTGTTTCTGCTTTGAAGGGTAATGATGTTGTTTTTGGTTTTCGGGAATTTGGTAGAGATATGCCTTTTACGATGCGTTTGGGGAATATTTTTCTTACGCGTGTTTCTAAATTCTTGTTTTCTATGAGTGTTAGGGATACTCAGTCTGGTTTTAGGTGTTTTTCTTCTGATGCTTATAAAAAGATTAGGTGGTTTTCTTCTGATTATGGTATGGAGAGTGAGATGATTGCTAGGGCTTCTAAGCATGGTTTGAAGTTTTCTGAGGTTAAGATTAGAACTATTTATCATGATGCTCATAAGGGTACTACTCCTTTGGATGGTGTTAAGATTTTGTTTAATATGTTGCGTCATCGTTTTTTTTGA
- the radB gene encoding DNA repair and recombination protein RadB produces MTSQETKISTGSDIMDWLLEGGYENEVITTIYGPPGTGKTNFCLLCMVNNYNKKIIYVDTEGSFSISRIKQLADNYEEILKKIIVLTPTNFEEQKKVFEKLKNLVTDKIGLIIIDSIAMLYRLEIGITKDIFKVNRDLGVQLVNLIQIARKFKIPVIITNQVYADFEDKNKINMVGGDILRYASKCLIELQRTDTEKKAILRKHRSLPEGKEIKFTIKDTGIYEAENE; encoded by the coding sequence ATGACTTCGCAAGAAACAAAAATAAGCACAGGATCCGACATAATGGACTGGCTACTAGAAGGAGGATACGAAAACGAAGTAATCACAACCATATACGGACCACCAGGAACAGGAAAAACAAATTTTTGCTTACTATGCATGGTAAATAATTACAACAAAAAAATAATATACGTAGACACAGAAGGATCATTCTCAATATCAAGAATAAAACAACTAGCAGACAACTACGAAGAAATACTAAAAAAAATAATAGTACTAACACCAACAAATTTCGAAGAACAAAAAAAAGTATTCGAAAAACTAAAAAACCTAGTAACAGACAAAATAGGACTAATAATAATAGACAGCATAGCCATGCTATACAGACTAGAAATAGGAATAACGAAAGACATATTTAAAGTAAACAGAGACCTAGGAGTACAACTAGTAAACCTAATACAAATAGCAAGAAAATTCAAAATACCAGTAATAATAACAAACCAAGTCTACGCCGACTTTGAAGACAAAAACAAAATAAACATGGTCGGAGGAGACATACTAAGATACGCAAGCAAATGCCTAATAGAACTACAAAGAACAGACACAGAAAAAAAAGCGATCCTTAGAAAACACAGAAGCCTACCAGAAGGAAAAGAAATCAAATTCACAATAAAAGACACAGGAATTTACGAAGCAGAAAACGAATAA
- the rpsB gene encoding 30S ribosomal protein S2 yields MSDEALLIPNDEYLKSGIHIGTKFRTKYMDNFIYKTRPDGLSVLNVQKIDERIKLAANLLSNYAPEDILVVCRRETGWKAVKLFSQITGTKHFAGRYPPGVLTNPSLKNFIEAKIVLVADSWPDKNAVEDAIKIGLPVIALCDTNNQTNNIDFVVPCNNKGKKSLGLVFYLLAKLYTEKKGLIKPEDFKYNVVDFADE; encoded by the coding sequence ATGAGTGATGAAGCTTTATTGATTCCTAATGATGAGTACTTGAAGTCTGGTATTCATATTGGGACTAAGTTTAGGACTAAGTACATGGATAATTTTATTTATAAGACTAGGCCTGATGGTTTGTCTGTATTGAATGTTCAGAAGATTGATGAAAGGATTAAGTTGGCTGCTAATCTTCTTTCTAATTATGCTCCTGAGGACATATTAGTTGTTTGTAGGCGTGAGACTGGTTGGAAAGCTGTGAAGTTGTTTTCTCAGATTACTGGTACTAAGCATTTTGCTGGGAGGTATCCTCCTGGGGTTTTGACTAATCCTTCTTTGAAGAATTTTATTGAGGCTAAGATTGTTTTAGTTGCTGATTCTTGGCCTGATAAGAACGCTGTTGAAGATGCTATTAAGATTGGTTTGCCTGTTATTGCTTTGTGTGATACTAATAATCAAACTAACAATATTGATTTTGTTGTTCCTTGTAATAATAAGGGTAAGAAGAGTCTTGGTTTAGTTTTTTATTTGTTAGCGAAATTATATACTGAGAAAAAGGGTTTGATTAAGCCTGAAGATTTTAAGTATAACGTTGTTGATTTTGCTGATGAATGA
- a CDS encoding DNA topoisomerase IV subunit A, producing MVIMMNDALKKIKSSADKLKDDVLKGNKAELEAPVRSLNNVIYNKNDGFFELKGLMKKRTLTANTVKTFAQTLRVMSLSKSLIETEDIATKREAYYVSKNWDEARFKEQNESDAVMDDIEAMFSVNREQLGFIADEHGGSVAGELVVIDKDPNSGEELRIDCTRFGSGAYSIPSDVEHLRFETKAKSMIVIETNGMFERLNKHGFWRTANCIIVSMGGVPTRACRRFIRRLSDDADLDVFVFTDGDPYGYLNIYRTLKVGSGNAAHINEFFCVPRAKFLGITPDDIADYKLPTHPLKDVDIKRIKDGIKNDPFVHAHKSWQDALSKLMKNGKRAEQQALAKHGLNFVVSDYLPEKLKKPDSWLD from the coding sequence ATGGTGATAATGATGAATGATGCTCTTAAAAAGATTAAGTCTTCTGCTGATAAGCTTAAGGATGATGTTCTTAAGGGTAATAAGGCTGAGCTTGAGGCTCCTGTTCGTAGTCTTAATAATGTTATTTATAATAAGAATGATGGTTTTTTTGAGCTTAAGGGTTTGATGAAGAAGAGAACTCTTACTGCTAATACTGTTAAGACTTTTGCTCAGACTCTTCGCGTGATGTCTTTGTCTAAGAGTTTGATTGAGACTGAGGACATTGCTACTAAGAGGGAAGCTTATTATGTTAGTAAGAATTGGGATGAGGCTCGTTTTAAGGAGCAAAATGAGTCTGACGCCGTGATGGATGATATTGAGGCTATGTTTTCGGTTAATAGGGAACAGCTTGGTTTTATTGCAGATGAGCATGGTGGTAGTGTTGCTGGTGAATTAGTTGTTATTGATAAGGATCCTAATAGTGGTGAGGAGTTACGTATTGATTGTACTAGGTTTGGTAGTGGTGCTTATTCTATTCCTAGTGATGTTGAGCATTTGCGTTTTGAAACGAAGGCGAAGAGTATGATTGTTATTGAAACTAATGGTATGTTTGAGCGTTTGAATAAGCATGGTTTTTGGAGGACTGCTAATTGTATAATTGTTAGTATGGGTGGTGTTCCTACTCGTGCTTGTCGGCGTTTTATTCGTAGGTTGAGTGATGATGCTGATCTTGATGTGTTTGTTTTCACTGATGGTGATCCTTATGGTTATTTGAATATTTATAGGACTTTAAAGGTGGGTAGTGGTAATGCTGCTCATATTAATGAGTTTTTTTGTGTTCCTCGTGCAAAATTTTTAGGTATTACTCCTGATGATATTGCTGATTATAAGTTGCCTACTCATCCTTTGAAGGATGTTGATATTAAACGTATTAAGGATGGTATTAAGAATGATCCTTTTGTTCATGCTCATAAGTCTTGGCAGGATGCTTTGTCTAAGCTTATGAAGAATGGTAAGAGGGCTGAGCAGCAAGCTTTGGCGAAGCATGGTTTGAACTTTGTTGTTAGTGATTATTTGCCTGAGAAGCTTAAGAAGCCTGATTCTTGGCTTGATTAA
- a CDS encoding DNA topoisomerase VI subunit B — MEKDVSLSNFTNNDTGVPRSNGSATAKAHELAKAQRDISIAEFFEKNRHLLGFDNKRKALLTTIKEAVDNSIDACEESDILPEIIVEIIDLGNDKYRVVVEDNGPGIVKAQIPKIFAKLLYGSKFHKLKMQRGQQGIGISAAVMYSQLTTGKATKIVSKIHPDEPAHYYELKINTQKNEPEILVDSVRDWHKDHGTRVEMELESSYMKGAQSVDEYLKETAIINPHVTIIYQPPKGDQLLLVRVTDDKPVQPKEIKPHPYGVEVGMMIKMLSVTKEKTVKSFLMSDFSRVSSSVAESILENAAILSKDKPSKMSRDHAEKLVKAIRDTKIMMPPTDCVVPIGSELLEKGLKKEVNAEFYASVSRSPQVYRGNPFLIEGSIAYGGLIPKEGSLNLMRFANRVPLLYQQGACAISEAVTSTSWRQYGLQQSGRNMPQGPVVLVIHVASVWVPFTSEAKEAIAHYPELIKEIKLCIQELGRSLGKYVNKKKRVGDELKKRSYIETYIPHISDAIFEIIGDFDKVSFEDKLRETLEKTRGKVEDLKFDPSKNLDYDEDLASIGKDSDGDNDE, encoded by the coding sequence ATGGAAAAGGATGTTTCTCTTTCAAATTTTACTAATAATGATACTGGCGTTCCTCGGAGTAATGGTTCTGCCACTGCTAAAGCTCATGAGTTGGCTAAGGCTCAACGCGATATTAGTATCGCTGAATTCTTTGAAAAGAATCGTCATTTGTTAGGTTTTGATAATAAGCGTAAGGCTCTTCTTACTACTATTAAGGAAGCTGTTGATAATAGTATTGATGCTTGTGAAGAATCTGATATTCTTCCTGAGATTATTGTTGAGATTATTGATCTTGGCAATGATAAATATCGCGTCGTCGTTGAGGATAATGGTCCTGGTATTGTTAAGGCTCAGATTCCTAAGATTTTTGCGAAGCTTCTTTATGGGAGTAAGTTTCATAAATTGAAGATGCAGCGTGGTCAGCAAGGTATTGGTATTAGTGCCGCTGTTATGTATTCTCAGCTTACTACTGGTAAAGCTACTAAGATTGTTAGTAAGATTCATCCTGATGAGCCTGCTCATTACTATGAGTTGAAGATTAATACGCAGAAGAATGAACCTGAGATCTTGGTGGATTCTGTTAGGGATTGGCATAAGGATCATGGTACTCGCGTGGAGATGGAGTTGGAGTCTTCTTATATGAAGGGTGCTCAAAGCGTGGATGAGTATTTGAAGGAAACAGCTATTATTAATCCTCATGTTACTATTATTTATCAGCCTCCTAAGGGTGATCAGTTATTGTTGGTTAGGGTTACTGATGATAAGCCTGTTCAGCCTAAGGAGATTAAGCCTCATCCTTATGGCGTTGAAGTAGGGATGATGATTAAGATGCTTTCTGTTACTAAAGAAAAAACTGTTAAGAGTTTTTTGATGAGTGATTTTTCTCGTGTGAGTTCTAGTGTTGCTGAGTCTATTCTTGAGAATGCTGCTATTCTTAGTAAAGATAAGCCTTCTAAGATGTCTCGTGATCATGCTGAGAAGCTTGTTAAGGCCATTAGGGATACTAAGATTATGATGCCTCCTACTGATTGTGTTGTGCCTATTGGTTCTGAGCTTCTTGAAAAAGGTTTGAAGAAGGAGGTTAATGCTGAGTTTTATGCTAGTGTTAGTCGTTCTCCTCAGGTTTACAGAGGTAATCCTTTTCTTATTGAGGGTTCTATTGCTTATGGTGGTTTGATTCCTAAAGAGGGTTCTCTTAATTTGATGAGGTTTGCTAATCGTGTTCCTTTGTTGTATCAGCAAGGGGCTTGTGCTATTAGTGAAGCTGTTACTAGTACTTCTTGGCGTCAGTATGGTTTGCAGCAGTCTGGTAGGAATATGCCTCAAGGTCCTGTTGTTTTGGTTATTCATGTTGCTAGTGTTTGGGTTCCTTTTACTAGTGAGGCTAAGGAGGCTATTGCTCATTATCCTGAACTTATTAAGGAGATTAAGTTGTGTATTCAGGAGCTTGGTAGGAGTCTTGGTAAATATGTTAATAAGAAGAAACGCGTGGGGGATGAGTTGAAAAAGCGTAGTTACATTGAGACTTATATTCCTCATATTAGTGATGCTATTTTTGAGATTATTGGTGATTTTGATAAGGTTTCTTTTGAGGATAAGCTTCGTGAGACTTTAGAGAAGACTCGTGGTAAAGTTGAGGATTTGAAGTTTGATCCTTCTAAGAACTTGGATTATGATGAGGATCTTGCTAGTATTGGTAAAGATAGTGATGGTGATAATGATGAATGA
- a CDS encoding DNA-directed RNA polymerase, with the protein MRRENNNRRDSGFGRQGGFNNRQGGSSRPFGGPREMHKAVCAGCQAECEVPFKPSGDRPVYCRDCFAKNKPTRSF; encoded by the coding sequence ATGAGAAGAGAAAATAATAACAGAAGAGATTCTGGCTTTGGAAGACAAGGCGGATTTAATAACAGACAAGGTGGTTCATCAAGACCTTTTGGTGGTCCTAGAGAAATGCATAAAGCTGTGTGTGCAGGTTGTCAGGCAGAATGTGAAGTTCCTTTTAAGCCGTCAGGTGATAGGCCTGTTTATTGTAGAGATTGTTTTGCTAAGAATAAGCCAACTAGGAGTTTTTAG
- the trpS gene encoding tryptophan--tRNA ligase — MKIIDPWGSTLPSDYTKIMKDFGLEQFSKNMFPKPNRAMRREVIFAGRDLKIISDCIKNKKPFYALTGIMPSNEQIHLGNKLVVENLRYFQDQGATVYILIADLESMVTRGITLEEAKKRALNFHVPAYIALGLDPKKTFFYFQSENIEVVKLGFEFAQKITLNEFKGLYGVAEPGRIMAAVTQAGDILFPQLKQKMPGIIPVGIDQDPHIRLTRDIVSRFKKYKFFAPSSLYNKFTPSLDGDLKMSKSKPEYAISLPEDLKTVKKKIMRALSGGRDTLEEHRKLGAIIEKDMCFELLKQHLIEDDEELQKIYEEYKSGRMLSGELKQLTYEKMEEFMNNFNQKLEKARKEINTLNFIKF; from the coding sequence ATGAAAATAATAGATCCTTGGGGAAGCACACTACCATCTGATTACACAAAAATCATGAAAGACTTCGGATTAGAACAATTCTCAAAAAACATGTTCCCAAAACCAAACAGGGCAATGAGAAGAGAAGTAATATTCGCAGGAAGAGACCTAAAAATAATAAGTGACTGCATAAAAAACAAGAAACCATTCTACGCACTAACAGGAATAATGCCTTCAAACGAACAAATACACCTAGGAAACAAATTAGTAGTAGAAAACTTAAGATACTTTCAAGACCAAGGAGCAACAGTATACATATTAATAGCGGACCTAGAATCAATGGTAACAAGAGGAATAACACTAGAAGAAGCCAAAAAAAGAGCATTAAATTTTCACGTGCCTGCATACATAGCATTAGGATTAGATCCCAAAAAAACATTTTTTTATTTTCAATCAGAAAACATAGAAGTAGTAAAACTAGGATTTGAATTTGCACAAAAAATAACACTCAATGAATTCAAAGGACTATACGGAGTAGCAGAACCGGGAAGAATAATGGCTGCAGTAACACAAGCAGGCGACATATTATTTCCACAACTAAAACAGAAAATGCCTGGAATAATACCTGTAGGCATAGACCAAGATCCTCACATAAGACTAACAAGAGACATAGTTTCCAGATTCAAAAAATACAAATTCTTCGCGCCATCATCACTATACAACAAATTCACACCATCCTTAGATGGGGACTTAAAAATGAGTAAATCAAAACCAGAATATGCAATTAGTTTACCAGAAGATCTAAAAACAGTAAAAAAGAAAATAATGCGCGCATTAAGCGGAGGAAGAGACACATTAGAAGAACACAGAAAACTTGGAGCTATAATAGAAAAAGATATGTGCTTCGAATTACTAAAACAACACTTAATAGAAGATGATGAAGAATTACAAAAAATATACGAAGAATACAAATCAGGAAGAATGCTCTCAGGAGAATTAAAACAACTAACATATGAAAAAATGGAAGAATTCATGAATAATTTTAACCAAAAACTAGAAAAAGCAAGAAAAGAAATAAACACGCTAAATTTTATAAAGTTTTAA
- a CDS encoding signal peptidase I has product MKKKKPKRDTIPQKIWYFIWHDDSIISWIVNVILAFLIVKFIFYPGLSIITGTPLPLVAVISPSMEHRVSTETSTPIICGGPTDKQGKLNLEDWWIECGSWYEINTEITLQDFEKFPLKNGFNKGDIILLRGTKKLSVGDIIVFESKKPYPIIHRIIEKNEMIKTKGDNNAGLIMDSELNEENITRDLIIGKAYARIPYLGYVKIWFTNFINLFIN; this is encoded by the coding sequence ATGAAAAAGAAAAAACCTAAACGAGACACAATACCACAAAAAATATGGTACTTCATATGGCATGACGACTCAATAATAAGTTGGATAGTAAACGTAATACTGGCTTTCTTAATAGTAAAATTCATATTTTACCCTGGACTAAGCATAATTACGGGAACACCACTTCCCTTAGTAGCAGTAATAAGTCCTAGCATGGAACACCGCGTCTCAACAGAAACAAGCACTCCCATAATATGCGGAGGACCAACAGACAAACAAGGAAAATTAAACTTAGAAGATTGGTGGATTGAATGTGGGAGCTGGTACGAAATAAACACAGAAATAACACTACAAGACTTTGAAAAGTTTCCACTAAAAAATGGTTTTAACAAAGGAGATATAATACTTCTAAGAGGAACAAAAAAATTAAGTGTAGGCGACATAATAGTATTCGAATCAAAAAAACCATACCCTATAATACACAGAATAATAGAAAAAAACGAAATGATAAAAACAAAAGGAGATAATAACGCAGGACTAATAATGGACTCGGAACTAAACGAAGAAAACATAACAAGAGACTTAATAATAGGAAAAGCATACGCAAGAATACCTTACTTAGGATATGTAAAGATATGGTTCACCAACTTCATAAACTTATTTATTAACTAA